Proteins from a single region of Arctopsyche grandis isolate Sample6627 chromosome 1, ASM5162203v2, whole genome shotgun sequence:
- the LOC143912525 gene encoding venom acid phosphatase Acph-1-like, producing the protein MVCGSANVALFIRQRKMRFFVSLVILVLVVFTVVTLAAVVDRPRPSESKRNDKELKLVHAIFRHGIRTPADTYPNDIYVNHTFHPYGWGHITNKGRNLQFSTGQYLRKRYDDFLGSLFYNDLVYARSTESERAFMSCALALAGLFPTKGTELDWNPNLNWSPIPIKSEPINEDTLLLARKNCPRYFEELENVFKSVDVKRIFSDNENLMKELTEITGMPINTPDDVQSLYSTLKAEEEFGLTLPDWTKSYYPDKMIPLTETSFILNVYNDELKRLKGGPLLKKVITDWSEKAANKLSPKTRKLFVFTGHDSTISNFLLALGAWERQIPEYGIMILLELYEDIRTKEYGVEVYLKKPSESDAKLLKITGCEEHCPLSKVIELTKHVVPVNWSEECKSKNPDFVTPPPSGP; encoded by the exons ATGGTGTGTGGCTCAGCAAATGTGGCACTGTTTATCCGGCAAAGGAAGATGCGGTTCTTCGTATCGCTGGTGATTCTGGTGTTGGTGGTTTTCACCGTCGTAACCTTGGCCGCTGTGGTAGACCGCCCTCGTCCATCGGAGTCCAAACGAAACGACAAGGAGCTCAAATTGGTGCATGCG ATTTTTCGTCATGGTATAAGAACCCCAGCGGATACTTACCCCAATGATATCTATGTTAATCACACCTTCCACCCATATGGATGGGGACACATTACAAAT AAAGGAAGAAACCTTCAATTTTCAACTGGCCAATATTTAAGAAAACGCTATGATGATTTTTTGGGAAGTCTCTTTTATAACGATTTGGTGTATGCTCGCAGTACAGAGTCAGAGCGTGCATTCATGAGCTGTGCACTTGCTTTGGCTGGATTGTTTCCCACTAAAGGCACAGAGCTCGATTGGAATCCTAATCTGAATTGGTCACCAATTCCAATAAAGAGTGAACCCATCAATGAAGATACA CTTCTTCTTGCTAGAAAAAACTGCCCAAGATACTTTGAAGAACtggaaaatgtattcaaaagcGTAGATGTCAAAAGAATATTTAGcgataatgaaaatttaatgaaagaaCTTACTGAAATCACAGGAATGCCTATTAATACACCCGACGATGTCCAATCTTTATACAGCACACTCAAAGCTGAG GAGGAATTTGGTCTTACACTTCCGGACTGGACTAAAAGTTACTATCCAGACAAGATGATACCACTGACTGAAACTAgctttatattaaatgtttacaATGATGAGCTCAAACGCTTGAAAGGag GACCATTGTTGAAGAAAGTTATCACAGATTGGAGTGAAAAAGCTGCAAATAAACTCTCGCCCAAAACTAGAAAATTATTTGTATTCACCGGACACGATTCCACGATTTCTAATTTCTTATTAGCTCTTGGTGCTTGGGAGAGACAAATACCCGAATATGGTATTATGATCTTATTGGAATTGTATGAAGATATCAGAACGAAAGAGTATGGTGTTGAG GTATATCTTAAAAAACCTTCAGAATCAGATGCCAAACTGCTTAAAATTACAGGTTGTGAAGAGCATTGTCCCTTGAGTaag GTTATTGAACTCACCAAACATGTTGTACCTGTAAACTGGAGTGAAGAATGCAAAAGCAAAAACCCAGATTTTGTTACCCCTCCACCGAGTGGACCATAA